From the Rhizobium sp. SL42 genome, the window CGGCATCCAGCCGTTCGCCGAGCGGAAAGATTTCCCGCGCCACCTTTTCGGCCCGCGCAAGCTGCACCGGCGATTTCGGCGCATCGCGATCGGCAAATTCCGCCCCGGTCGTCAGCCGGATGCCCCTTTCCATCGGCGCAAGGAAATAGCCGCGTTCGCCATCCATCGCCCAGTTGTTCAAGACTGCATTGCCGGCCGGCGCATAATGCATGTGATAGCCGCGCTTGACCCCGAGCGGGAAACGGTAGCCGAGCTTGGCGGTTATTTCCTGTGCCCAGGGACCGACGGCGAGCACCACCTCTTCGCCCTCGACCATGCCGTCGTCGGTCCTGACCTTCCAGCCGCGACCGCTGGCGCCCGGCTCGAGTGTGGTCGCGTCACCCTTGACGAAACGGCCGCCGAGCGACTGGAAATAGGCGAGATAGGCCGCCGTCAATCCATGCGGATTGGTCACCGACCACGGATCGTTCCATTTCAATGCGCCGATGAAATCGCCCGAAAGATGCGGCTCTTCCTTTGCCAGCTCCTCGCGTGACAGGCTCTGGAAGCTGATGCCGTATTCGCGGCCCAGGCGCTCGGCTTCCGCCACTTCGGCGTCGCGCTTGCCGCTGGTCCGAAACAGTTCCATCCAGCCGTCCTTGCGGATGAACCGCCCCGCATCGGCAGCCTCGATCAGCACCTGATGCTCTGAGATCGAGTTTTCGATCAGCGGCGCATAGGCGCGGGCAATCACCTGGTGCCGCGGCCTGTTGGAATGCCACCAGTAGCGTGCCAGGAACGGCACGAGCTTCGCCAGCGCGCTGCCATGGTAGTGGGCGTCGATCCGGTTGTTCAGCCCGTAGCGCAGCAACAGCCCGAGATCCTGCGGGAAGGCATAGGGAACCACGCCTTCGCGCTGGATCAGCCCGGCATTGCCGAACGAGGTTTCCTCGCCGGGATCGCGCCGGTCCACCAGAACCACGGCGCGCCCGCGACGCGCCAGGTGAATTGCGGTGGACACGCCGATGATGCCGGCGCCAAGCACGATGGTGACCTTGGACATGGTATTTCAGTTCCCTGAGGGCAAGTTGTATACAAAGGATGCAATTGCCGCGATGGCGGTGCAAATGAAAAATGGTCGCATCCGCCGAAATCCGCAAAATCCTTGGCGAAACATCGATCCTTCACTATCTCCGACCCAGCTGCTGGAGCTATATGACTGAGAAAGTCAGCTTTTAGAAAAGGTCCCGGATGCGTTTTCTGACACTCGCCGCAGCCTGGCTGCTGGTCGCGATCGGCATCATCGGTGTTTTCCTGCCGGTTCTGCCGACCACCCCGTTCATGATTGTCGCGGCCGGCCTGTTTGCCCGTTCCTCGCCGCGCTTCGAGCGATGGCTGCTGGAACACCCCCGCTATGGCCAGCCGCTGACGGACTGGCGTCGCCAGGGGGCGATTTCGAAACAGGCAAAGGTGGCCTCGGTCTCCCTGATGAGCGCAAGCTATCTCATCGTCTGGTTCTTCGGACCGCCGCAGCTCTGGCTGAAACTGGCAATCGGCCTCATCCTGATTGCCTGCGCCGCCTTCGTGCTCACCCGGCCGCTGCCCGATCCTTGAGGTGTCGCGCTTCGAGCGGTCGCCGATGGATGCGTAGCCGGCTCAGGCCCTCCTGTTGGAGGGCCCCCTGTATGCTCGGCTCTGTCTGCTCGGCCCCTATCGGTCCGAACCGCTTCGATGAGACCTTGTAAGTCTTTCAGGCCTTGTATTTGGCCACGGCGCCGGAAAGCTTGCTCCAACCGCCATACCAGCTGTTGAACAGCTTGAACTGCGCCTCGACATAGCCGCGCTGGCTTGCCGTCAGGGCGTCGCTCTCGTTGAAATGCAGCGTGTATTCCGCGTCTCCCTTGAGCACCATCATGTGCTTGAAATAGAGCACGAGGTCGGCGCCTTCGTCGAAGGACGACAGGACGGCCAGCGCCTGTTCCAGCTCCAGCGCCCGCTGGCGCGCATCGGCGTCGCCGGCAGCTGCGGCCTGCGACAGGTTGCAAAGATG encodes:
- a CDS encoding NAD(P)/FAD-dependent oxidoreductase, translating into MSKVTIVLGAGIIGVSTAIHLARRGRAVVLVDRRDPGEETSFGNAGLIQREGVVPYAFPQDLGLLLRYGLNNRIDAHYHGSALAKLVPFLARYWWHSNRPRHQVIARAYAPLIENSISEHQVLIEAADAGRFIRKDGWMELFRTSGKRDAEVAEAERLGREYGISFQSLSREELAKEEPHLSGDFIGALKWNDPWSVTNPHGLTAAYLAYFQSLGGRFVKGDATTLEPGASGRGWKVRTDDGMVEGEEVVLAVGPWAQEITAKLGYRFPLGVKRGYHMHYAPAGNAVLNNWAMDGERGYFLAPMERGIRLTTGAEFADRDAPKSPVQLARAEKVAREIFPLGERLDAEPWMGARPCTPDMMPVIGKAPRHDGLWFAFGHAHHGLTLGPVTGRLIAEMMDGEKPFLDTTAWRPERFNP
- a CDS encoding YbaN family protein — protein: MRFLTLAAAWLLVAIGIIGVFLPVLPTTPFMIVAAGLFARSSPRFERWLLEHPRYGQPLTDWRRQGAISKQAKVASVSLMSASYLIVWFFGPPQLWLKLAIGLILIACAAFVLTRPLPDP